The following nucleotide sequence is from Harmonia axyridis chromosome 5, icHarAxyr1.1, whole genome shotgun sequence.
TTTAATGTTaatgtttattattcatttaagtACAGTACAACTTCGATAGTTCGGACAGTCGCTAGCCCGGACACTCCAGTATTCCGGACACTGCTGGGATTcgggcattttgaaatttttacctctgaaatccgggcgcgaaaatattcattatgcaaaACAATAGCATTTTCCTGTCTATACATGTAAAAAACGGTTTCATACCGGTTGGAAACAGCGCGGCGGCAGCATCTTTCATTctgcactttgtttttgagcgtgCCGGACGCAATGGCTCCAGTCAAATGATCACATAAAACACTTacactcacagaaaagtctAGCTCTCAGGTGGACTGAGAAGAATAATCTTACCCTTGAAGATTTTTAGCTTTTGAAAAGGcttaaagacaaggcaattgatatagatgcatccaaaaaggtccaaattaaaattgatatgtatttttgaaaaaagtagaagatatttcattttgcatacatacataatatttatatgtatacaatattttaaataccttcatgtacatatttacataacGTGTTACATGAACTTAGGAgttttgttcagttttgttttattttatgagaaaataatattttttttgtgacttgattaataaaccttattttgataatttataagttgCTTTATTTCTTAAATTAAAATCACTCCAGTAATCCGGACGCCTCAATAACCCGGGCAGGTACCGGAACGATATCTGCCCGGACTACTGAAGTTATACTGTAATTGTATATTGTTCTTAAAAGTCTAATCTGCAAAAAATGTTCATACTCTCAAATAGCTCTTTGAAATATGCTAGTTTTTCACTTGAAGAGAATTTAAATATAAAACTGTCATGTTTAGTTACTCACCTTATCAATAAAAAGTTTTCTTCAACATTATCATTGCATTCATTATGTTTCTTCAATAAATGTTGTTTAAGCACACTATATTTAGGAGGGTTGAACACTTCCTCACAAATTTTACATTGCCATGCTTCTGTGATAGCAACTTTCAGCAGCTTTTTCTtgcttttccaatttttttttctgaattttaccGATTCTCCTCTTTCTTCATGAACTGACAAATGTTTTTGAAGATCTTCAGAAGTTGCAAAATATTCGGTACACTCGAAACAAAGCCACTGCTCctccactatttttttttccaaagcaGGTAAGTTATGCTGATTAGCGTATATGAAGCTGTAACCAACCTTTAAaaagaataaattgaattgaatgagaCTTGAGGAGGGCTTTAGAGTTTGTATAAATCATAATAAcatgaataataatgaatcacaataacttttttgatgaaataaaaataactgtcgttcattaaaataaaaacttcATACTATATTTCTTACTCaagaaaaaagaaggaaatcgTTAATTCCACAGAAAATAATAGCAGTTACCTTAAGTTCCTGTTTCGGCAATATGTTTCTAATTACAGTGAAATAAAGACTATTTTCTTGTTGGCTGACAACTAAATTTTGTTCTTCATATGATTCAGCCCTCCTTATGAAACACatccaatttgaattttctgtgaaAAAAGGAACACATCAAACATCGAAAAATTAACTTATAAATTGATTTCCTCAAACACATACCTTCATCAGATATATCTAAACCTAAGGTTCTATCTTCATcatctttcaataaaagttcCAACTTCTTATCACCAGACACAATATCTTCCCTGTTTTTCAATATGCCCTGAACTGGTCCAAACTGAGTCCTTTTTCTTATACATTTCTTAGCAAACACAGcccattctgaaaattattcattcaatcaaTTAGAAGAACCAACTTATATTCATAAGTATACCTTCTCCCACTTTCATAATCTTCAAGTAAGTTTCAGGAAGCGTTGCTCTAGCTCGTGATGGAATTGGTTTATCGACAATATTAAAAACTCTTGACACTgcaaattaattgaatattattttcttcattctgtGAATATAAAATTGACCTATGATAggtttcataaaaatttgattgaCCGATCAACTCGATTGTGATTTTAAATTtatggaagtgtcaaaaatgaactgaaattgagcACAGAAATGATTACATCACGCAAATCACCatgataaaagttttatgaagcCCACCATTGAAATTCTGAAAGTAAATATCAACTCACTTAACTTATCCTCACATTCTAATTCATCTGGTACCGTCTTTTTTCTCAATTTATGAAATTCTTCTATgttattgtcaaatttttctTTCTCAGCAGAAAAATCGGAGATGAAATTTGAGACGATATTATTATCTTCACCTGTACTAACATCTCCATTGATTAAATCTTGCggcaaattattttttaaagtgCTTTCATCTATCATCAATAATTCAGAATCTAACAAAGGGCCTGGGGATAATGCTTCCAAAAGTTGCTCCTGTTTCACTAATAACTCCTGACTGCAAACACTGTAAGAAATACCTATAACAAAATaggtatatttattattttatattatgattTGACTTTTCTAATCAACTAACCTGTAGCTTGATCTGTTATAAGTATTTCGACTCCTGATTCTTTACTAGTTTCAGATGAATTTTGACCATTATGTAAACTTGTAGAATTTTCTACCTGTAAATACTGTTCACCGACATTGTCTATACCAGTATCATACAAAACTGTTGGTATAGTTTCAAGAGAAGAATTAGTATCTGGTGCGTTAACAAATGCACTACTTTCTTCAATGGCATCTGAAGAAACCAGGTGATGAATAACAACAGGATTATAATTATTAGGATCATTATAAACTGGACTGTACTCAGCAATCGAATTCATATTTGGATCAAAAGAACCGACATGTTCCTGCAAATTCATAAAGTTTTCACATGATGATATATTTGGATTTGAATCTCCCTTCAATTCATCTTTCACATATTCcacctgaaaaaatattttcaaatttggtaCTCACTAATGCAAAATCTACTTACCGCAATGTAAAGCAAGGTAGAATTGTTTGAGTTAggagaaacaatttcattgtgTGGCCAATCTGGCTCAACTCTATCATAGTTATGTGACAAAGTTTGTGGCTGTAAACCACATTTTTCTACGCTTTCcattttcaattggaaaattATTATCTACGATGATGATATTATCGTACTAACAATTCATAAAAGTGAGTAGTTTCTACAATATCATTTTGACAAAACTGAAGTCATTATTACAAGTACCCATAAAAATCATGACAAGTATAGTATGATATTattcattatatattttttctgataaagatttaatattttattgttaatttCTGAAGCATTTGAGTTATGTGATTGACAAATGAACTTGTCAAAGATAACCACAGATGTTAGATGTCATGGACGAGTATGTTCGGAAGAAGAGCTTCAAACAGAATAATTTaatcaatcaataattttcaatttatttatttgtcatcCGCATACCAGTTATCCAGTTGACTACCAAAAAATTGGAAAGGATTTTACTATTTTGTGACATAACCCTGATAAGAAGAGCATAGGTCATagaaagaacaataaaaaaccGCAGAGTATTCTGCGGTCGTAATCGTTAACTAAACGTTGAATTGACATTTGATATGACGTatcaaaaatagaaattatttatttacaaccTTTTTGTGAAAAGAATTATAGGTAATAAAATTAAACGCCCTGTGCTTAATTGTTTATTTTACTTAAAATGGGTTCAAGCAGTAAAAAACACAAAGATCGTGAGTCCAGAAAGAAAAGACCAGCTTCAGAATTAGATGAAGTTGATTCACCCCGTGAAAAAAGACATAAACATCATCACAAACATAAGCATCGTAGGGATAAAgaaaggaaaaaagaaaaaacgaaaTCGAATTATTCTAGTGATGGTAAGGATAACGTTACATGTTGTTATAGAATATATAAAACTTCATGTTCATTTTTCAGATTCGGACGTTGTTGAAGTTCAAGTCGATCAAAATATGGCTAAATCACCACCTGAAAGAGCTGCTTCGAATAATATAGAAGAGAATAATAGTGGTTCGGTCGATAGTCTATCGATTGAAGCAACTAATGAACTAAGGGCTAAATTAGGTTTGAAGCCACTGCAGCAAACATCTGAACCAAGCAAATCTAATCAAAATAATAAGTATAAAGATGATTGGGGAGAATTTAATCATGTACCAGCAGAAAATTGGAAGGATAAAGCACAAACTGAAAAAATGCGTGATAAATTGTCTGTTCAAAAAGAAAAACGACGATTACAAAGTCGATATGCTAATATAAAATCACTAGGGCAAAGTGATAGTGAAGATGACACTAGTTCTTGGATAGATAAGAGTCGAAAGTTGGACCAAGCAAAGAAAGAAGCTGAACAGAGGGTAAgtattgaatattgattttaaATGTTTAATATTAAATAATGTCTGTGTTGGAATATTCTTGACCTGATCCAAGGAGACTAGTACAGTGCTGGTAAAGTAACATGTGTTCCAAGGCCATTTGCTGAAGGTATGTGAAAACTTGATTTTAAAACTGCTTTCCAAGAGTTTTCTCGAGGTTAATAACATTGAACTAGGTAAATATTTCTATAACAATTCCCTTTTTGATACTTTCAAAATCCTACACCCATTGGGTTGAAAAGGATTTGTTAATTTatgcagggtgattcaccaggatggcctattaaacgtttatggaaaactaatcatagttttgagctgaaaattcaCATATACAACTTCAGGTTATgccagaaacagactactacttccttatttcaaatggaatatattattgcatcattagatagctttttttgatgacaatttcggcaatatgccataccttggataaaaactcaacggttcttgataatgggattcttatgaatcccaatttttttcaatatttcgacagaaaaagtattttttgaaaatttttttgtttttgattctgcaaacatgtagtattataagactatttgcggtttggaccaaaaatgtacaggctGTTCATAAgatgatcatgaacttggacaactcaaattcatgaaaactcaagattttcaaattagaacgtatattttttaatatttcagtcgattctacatacaaaaatagtgggtgttacttaagcaaactGTATACCTacaatgaatactttaagagttatcaaagaagaactttaaatgacaaaaaaccgcaattcctcagTGTGGAGTAGTCTTTGACTTCCGGAAAAGACTAAagaagaaagaaactaaaattctatgtttggataactaaatttgacacttcatgaattttttttggggtTGTTGATAATtgcataaaccaatacaattctcattacaatttgtcaaaatgtcaaatttagttatggaaacattgaattttagtttctttctgtgttttccggaagtcaagGACTACTCCACActgaggaattgcggtttttcctcatttaaagttcttcctcaataactcttgaagtattcaattTAGGTATATGCTTTGCCTaggtaacccccactatttttgtacctaGAATCGactagaataataaaaaatataggttctatttccaaaatttttagttttgatgaatttgagttgtccaagttcatgatcttcttataaacaccctatacatttttggttcgaaccgcaaacagtcttataatacaacgcatttgcagaatcaaaaaaggaaaataaaatttcgaaaaaagcttaacttccccattaactcatgaactgttgagtttttacccaaggtatggcatattgtagaaattgtcatcaaaaaagctatctaatgatgcaataatatactgggtgtatcatttgaaataaggaagtagtactctgtttccggtataactgatataaccggaagttgtagagatctgaaaatatttcagggagaaagatcattgtctcaaaccccaatatgcaaattttcagctcaaaattatgattagttttccataaacgtctaataggctatcccggtgaatcactctgtatatacaTATTGGAAAAATTAGGGAAACAGACAAAATCTCAACAGAATTTGTAGTTCAGTTTCTTTTGAACCCTTCTACAGAttttagcaattatttttttggcATTGTAACTTGGAAATATAACTGTTCAGATGCCGTCCTCTGttacttcattttttgttatacaCATCAAAAGTAagcttttattcagaacactttGCGGAGTtcattgttgacagatgaaaaTGTTTACGAACATTCAGATGTTCTTCTTGTTCTTGACATTCTCGTCCGTCAATGATTCActccacagggtgtttcaataaAAGCTATCTTTTCAATCTTTTTGTTGACCCCTGTATATGACTAAAAATTAATTAACTGAGGTCGGCATCTGAACATTTATGTTCCTGATGGATCAagctacaattaaaaaaaatagatgCTTAAATCGACCAAAGGGTTCAGAGgaaatgaactacaaacttgTTGAAATTATATCCACTCTCCTAATTTTGCCGGTGAGCATAGATACATATATAAACAATTGGACATTACTGCAAACTTTTTTCCACAGATACTTTATTCAAATAGTAAACATATCGAAATATAAGTATTAAAACACCTATATAATCCTAAATATTTAGTATACAACTAAGGTTTTTTGTTGAAGGCAAAAGCTCTGGAAGAATTAGATGCCCAATTTGGAAtagatgaaattattgaatcgGAGACAAGGAATAGGAGAAGAAACAAATACACAGCTCAAGATCTCAAAGGCCTAAAAGTAGATCATAATATTGATGATATTGAAGAAGAGAGAAATGTTATTCTAACCCTTAAAGATAAAGGTGTGTTGGAGGAGGAGGATGATGTTTTGGTAAATGTGAACATGCTAGATGATGAAAGACATAAAAAAGTAAGTATACTTATTTGGCagataatcattttttttttattgtgaacttttttcattatttctcatttaaatTTATTACATTTAGAAACCAATAAAGTATTGttgtaatttattttcagaatcTTGAGAACAGAAAGAACAAAGGCCTATTATACAATCGTTTTGAAGAAGAATTTGATCAGTTTGGAAATCCCATAGAAAAATCTGTTCTATCAAAATACGATGAGGAAATAGACGGTGAAAAGAAGGATACTTTTTTACTTGGCtccaatatttcatttgaatcaaGAAAGCAACAGGCTTTGAGTGAAGCACAGAAAACGAATatgacaaagaaaaaattggaatCTATTGCAGAAAAAGAATTGAAAGTTGCATCAGAATACTATGATGAGAATGAGATGGCGAAATTTAAGAAACCGAAGAAGAAGGTGAGGAAAATCAGGAAAAAAGGTGAACTATCCTCGTCTGATTCTACCGATGTAGATTCAAAACTATTGAAGATCGATGACGTGCCTGGTAAGTTGATAGCTGAAGGGTATAGAAATATTTTGAACCATAATTTGATCTCTTCTGAATGATGTTTTCTTTATGTgtgtttgaagaaaaaaatgaatatatttttgaactATTTCACATTCAAATGTTGTTTATcgaaagaaatattcaaaattcatcatAATTTATTTTAGAAACAAAAATCGAACCTGATTTTCACATAGATGAAAAAGATGATGAATTAGAACAAGCCATACATAGAGCTAGAAGGATAAAACAAAAAGAGAATGTAGTTGCAGAACTTCTCCAAAACACTATCATCAAAACTGAAGTTAAAGAGGAACCTATTGACAGTGGAAGCATCGTCTTGAATACTACCGCTGAGTTCTGTAGAACTTTaggtaaaaaaaatttcaatttcttcatttcttgccacttcgaaaatatatatttaacaaCACTagaaattttatgttttcagGTGATATTCCAACATACGGTAAAGCAGGTAATAGGGATGAAACTGAAGAGTTGGATATGGACTTTGAAACTAACACCAAAGTAGAAGACTCTGATGAAGATGTAGAAATAATCGAAACAACCGGTTGGAATAGCGTAGATCCGAATGAAGCAGTGAGAGTTACTGAAGATAAGCCTCAAGAGGTCCAAATACTGGACGA
It contains:
- the LOC123680175 gene encoding U4/U6.U5 tri-snRNP-associated protein 1 isoform X2, giving the protein MAKSPPERAASNNIEENNSGSVDSLSIEATNELRAKLGLKPLQQTSEPSKSNQNNKYKDDWGEFNHVPAENWKDKAQTEKMRDKLSVQKEKRRLQSRYANIKSLGQSDSEDDTSSWIDKSRKLDQAKKEAEQRAKALEELDAQFGIDEIIESETRNRRRNKYTAQDLKGLKVDHNIDDIEEERNVILTLKDKGVLEEEDDVLVNVNMLDDERHKKNLENRKNKGLLYNRFEEEFDQFGNPIEKSVLSKYDEEIDGEKKDTFLLGSNISFESRKQQALSEAQKTNMTKKKLESIAEKELKVASEYYDENEMAKFKKPKKKVRKIRKKGELSSSDSTDVDSKLLKIDDVPETKIEPDFHIDEKDDELEQAIHRARRIKQKENVVAELLQNTIIKTEVKEEPIDSGSIVLNTTAEFCRTLGDIPTYGKAGNRDETEELDMDFETNTKVEDSDEDVEIIETTGWNSVDPNEAVRVTEDKPQEVQILDEEPDVSKGMGAALKVAMSKGYLEKEINNRPSNSRLAHLQAQHYSIEDKVYGEDNERGGGRRGDRYAGPIQDFKEKDGFKPNVKLEYIDDDGRILNSKEAFRYLSHKFHGKGPGKNKVEKRIKKNVQEQLMKKMSSTDTPLGTLHMLQAKQKESQSAFVVLSGNKQSQSTIISKVARN
- the LOC123680203 gene encoding PR domain zinc finger protein 10-like is translated as MESVEKCGLQPQTLSHNYDRVEPDWPHNEIVSPNSNNSTLLYIAVEYVKDELKGDSNPNISSCENFMNLQEHVGSFDPNMNSIAEYSPVYNDPNNYNPVVIHHLVSSDAIEESSAFVNAPDTNSSLETIPTVLYDTGIDNVGEQYLQVENSTSLHNGQNSSETSKESGVEILITDQATGISYSVCSQELLVKQEQLLEALSPGPLLDSELLMIDESTLKNNLPQDLINGDVSTGEDNNIVSNFISDFSAEKEKFDNNIEEFHKLRKKTVPDELECEDKLMSRVFNIVDKPIPSRARATLPETYLKIMKVGEEWAVFAKKCIRKRTQFGPVQGILKNREDIVSGDKKLELLLKDDEDRTLGLDISDEENSNWMCFIRRAESYEEQNLVVSQQENSLYFTVIRNILPKQELKVGYSFIYANQHNLPALEKKIVEEQWLCFECTEYFATSEDLQKHLSVHEERGESVKFRKKNWKSKKKLLKVAITEAWQCKICEEVFNPPKYSVLKQHLLKKHNECNDNVEENFLLIRNYKCEKCYLVFQSENLFKVHNLQHSVDLNNDEFDNETCHVCPACNRKFVTKKQLVMHVSSHSLPKYKIIPERFQCPICYTSYPLRERLQRHMLIHGPEESKPLQCHQCKKRFMTNSALICHLKTHISGENIYECPICKDRFDNVPKLKAHVQKHCVNNTYTCPQCNKKFKAYSIIRKHIRAFHSEQKHICQHCSKEFPTMDKLKIHLLKYSDHREFLCSNCGKQFKRKDKLTEHCKRVHSEERENNKPKAITNDKNESKKFIPKVEPTDFHRFIYKCHPCLIGFKRRGMLVNHLAKRHPDISLDSVPELNLPILRATKDYYCQYCDKVYKSSSKRKLHILKNHPGAALPISNRKQGVYQEVAGLPNMSFSQTVGSVTTSPQSCKWCHKQYASKAKLLHHQRKEHLGNLKQSQEDNDDKSNKDVNTSEEIRENDEQEFPIYKQNDYVVTDKVFDTNISEEFVDDPEPDIHFEHLENIGENEVFNQNETFGLPNSHLYRLLTNANNMVPPR
- the LOC123680175 gene encoding U4/U6.U5 tri-snRNP-associated protein 1 isoform X1, whose translation is MGSSSKKHKDRESRKKRPASELDEVDSPREKRHKHHHKHKHRRDKERKKEKTKSNYSSDDSDVVEVQVDQNMAKSPPERAASNNIEENNSGSVDSLSIEATNELRAKLGLKPLQQTSEPSKSNQNNKYKDDWGEFNHVPAENWKDKAQTEKMRDKLSVQKEKRRLQSRYANIKSLGQSDSEDDTSSWIDKSRKLDQAKKEAEQRAKALEELDAQFGIDEIIESETRNRRRNKYTAQDLKGLKVDHNIDDIEEERNVILTLKDKGVLEEEDDVLVNVNMLDDERHKKNLENRKNKGLLYNRFEEEFDQFGNPIEKSVLSKYDEEIDGEKKDTFLLGSNISFESRKQQALSEAQKTNMTKKKLESIAEKELKVASEYYDENEMAKFKKPKKKVRKIRKKGELSSSDSTDVDSKLLKIDDVPETKIEPDFHIDEKDDELEQAIHRARRIKQKENVVAELLQNTIIKTEVKEEPIDSGSIVLNTTAEFCRTLGDIPTYGKAGNRDETEELDMDFETNTKVEDSDEDVEIIETTGWNSVDPNEAVRVTEDKPQEVQILDEEPDVSKGMGAALKVAMSKGYLEKEINNRPSNSRLAHLQAQHYSIEDKVYGEDNERGGGRRGDRYAGPIQDFKEKDGFKPNVKLEYIDDDGRILNSKEAFRYLSHKFHGKGPGKNKVEKRIKKNVQEQLMKKMSSTDTPLGTLHMLQAKQKESQSAFVVLSGNKQSQSTIISKVARN